Proteins from a genomic interval of Gossypium hirsutum isolate 1008001.06 chromosome A09, Gossypium_hirsutum_v2.1, whole genome shotgun sequence:
- the LOC107888607 gene encoding wall-associated receptor kinase-like 22 isoform X2: MTDGKCEHYLCELLCLNTPSNYCLSESCPPHYKYNSTGFYCERKIRTQNTRSLKSIIIGCSTSVGTLFLLLATWSMYKVLKRKQKIMLKQKYFKRNGGLLLQQHLSSNEGNVEKIKLFTSKEMEKATDNYNENRILGQGGQGTVYKGMLIEGSIVAIKKSKMVEGKKFAEKKVEQFINEVIILSQINHRNVFKLLGCCLEAEVPLLVYEFIPNGTLYDLIRNQNEELPLTWEMRLRITIEIANALFYLHSAASAPIYHQDIKSSNILLDDKYRAKVSDFGTSRSVTLEQTHLTTRVQGTFGYMDPEYFRSSQFTEKSDVYSFGVVLIELLTGQKPISAEQSEPVRSLVSYFLDSMQENSLFNIIDPMVVKDGPEQEIIVVALLAKRCLNLNGKKRPTMKQVAMELELVKASGGNVIEECGDEESEIDDMIHSGETNPSCSMSRTITTDSVTFPLN, encoded by the exons aTGACAGATGGGAAATGTGAGCATTATCTTTGCGAACTCCTTTGTTTGAATACCCCTAGCAACTATTGCTTGTCAGAATCTTGCCCTCCTCATTATAAATACAATAGTACGGGATTTTATTGTGAGCGCAAAATACGGACTCAAAACACTCGTAGCTTGAAAAGCATTATCATAG GTTGCAGCACTAGTGTTGGTACACTATTTTTACTACTCGCAACATGGAGTATGTACAAAGTcctcaaaagaaaacaaaaaatcatGTTGAAGCAGAAATACTTCAAAAGGAATGGAGGTTTGTTACTGCAACAACATTTGTCTAGCAATGAAGGTAATGTTGAAAAAATTAAGTTGTTTACTTCAAAAGAGATGGAAAAGGCGACAGATAATTATAATGAGAATCGAATCCTTGGTCAAGGAGGTCAAGGAACTGTTTATAAAGGAATGCTAATAGAAGGAAGCATTGTCGCTATTAAGAAATCCAAAATGGTGGAAGGAAAGAAATTTGCTGAAAAGAAGGTTGAACAGTTCATTAACGaggtaataattttatctcaaattAATCACAGGAATGTGTTTAAGCTTTTAGGGTGTTGCTTAGAAGCTGAAGTTCCTCTATTGGTGTATGAGTTCATCCCAAATGGTACATTATACGATCTCATTCGTAACCAAAATGAAGAATTACCATTGACATGGGAAATGCGTTTACGAATTACGATCGAAATTGCCAATGCCTTGTTCTATTTGCATTCAGCTGCTTCTGCTCCTATTTATCATCAAGACATCAAATCTAGTAACATACTTTTGGATGATAAATATAGGGCAAAAGTATCAGATTTTGGAACTTCAAGATCAGTTACACTTGAACAGACGCATCTAACCACTCGGGTGCAAGGAACTTTTGGATACATGGATCCCGAATATTTTCGATCAAGTCAATTTACAGAGAAGAGTGATGTTTATAGCTTTGGAGTTGTTCTTATTGAGCTTTTAACAGGACAAAAACCCATCTCCGCAGAACAATCAGAGCCAGTGAGAAGCTTGGTATCTTATTTTTTGGATTCAATGCAGGAGAATTCCTTGTTTAACATTATTGATCCAATGGTAGTAAAGGATGGTCCAGAACAGGAGATTATAGTAGTGGCTCTGCTAGCAAAAAGATGCTTGAATCTTAATGGAAAGAAAAGACCCACCATGAAACAAGTAGCAATGGAGCTAGAGTTGGTTAAAGCTTCAGGTGGAAATGTTATTGAAGAATGTGGTGATGAAGAATCTGAAATAGATGACATGATCCATTCAGGGGAGACCAATCCTAGTTGTTCAATGTCTAGGACAATTACAACCGACAGTGTAACTTTTCCATTAAATTAA
- the LOC107888607 gene encoding wall-associated receptor kinase-like 6 isoform X1, whose amino-acid sequence MGFHFILLLLFLFLLCPILQAAESQEPACGEEVCGNVTIFSPFGINRSCYTKPWFRVTCKPTPGGEKPFINVNGIELEVLDSTYSDADADAVLISNPVTHINCDHLNEASVSMDLSGTPFFFSSNRNNFGSVGCGNLATILSKESDSLAGCVQPRCDDDASESGCYTEFTGNFTSYTVNMTAMYPDSKRCASAFIFNNNFFPPAYPLPTGINIGTTHFPAVLSWNSTYCGDPGCTRRRPRLGHTNINTYNVDSCGNVTFLYPFRMKGQDNSNDGFKVICNKTANGEKVPLLNINGMNLQILDFSFLDGIVKVNHPITYLNCSKNHHSGMSLNLTGTGFYYSNFFNVFWSSGCGNLVTVFGNETNNLIGGCLQPSCRIHNKTSSIVGCSIPIPQGLSSFFVNMSSRVDSSDYRRKRSCEFASLISFSFDLTSKLDDFDISKRTHIPTQLQWGTPMFGECYLNDSSDTSCTSNGEYCWSRLSSNHLCACKVINDISYLKSCKDDRWEM is encoded by the exons ATGGGTTTTCACTTCATCCTCCTACTCCTCTTCCTTTTCCTGTTATGCCCAATATTACAAGCTGCAGAATCTCAAGAACCTGCCTGTGGAGAAGAAGTGTGCGGAAATGTTACAATTTTTTCCCCTTTTGGAATCAATAGAAGCTGCTATACTAAACCTTGGTTTAGAGTGACTTGCAAACCGACCCCTGGTGGGGAAAAGCCATTCATAAACGTAAATGGCATCGAGCTGGAGGTACTTGATTCCACATATTCAGACGCAGACGCCGACGCCGTTCTCATCAGTAATCCAGTTACTCACATTAATTGTGATCATCTAAACGAGGCTAGTGTGAGTATGGATCTCTCAGGCACTCCCTTTTTCTTCTCAAGTAACAGGAATAATTTCGGGTCAGTAGGTTGCGGAAATTTGGCTACTATTTTAAGTAAAGAATCTGATTCACTTGCCGGCTGCGTTCAACCAAGGTGTGACGATGATGCTTCTGAATCTGGCTGCTATACTGAATTTACTGGAAATTTCACTTCCTATACTGTAAACATGACAGCTATGTATCCTGACAGCAAAAGATGCGCATCTGCTTTCATCTTTAACAATAACTTTTTCCCTCCTGCTTACCCATTACCCACTGGCATCAATATTGGAACCACGCATTTTCCAGCCGTGCTCAGCTGGAATTCCACCTATTGCGGCGACCCAG GATGCACAAGACGAAGACCAAGATTAGGACATACCAACATCAACACCTACAATGTAGATTCATGTGGGAATGTTACGTTTCTCTATCCTTTTAGAATGAAGGGCCAAGATAATTCCAATGACGGGTTTAAGGTAATTTGCAACAAAACCGCCAATGGGGAAAAAGTGCCTTTATTAAACATAAATGGCATGAATCTGCAAATACTTGACTTTAGTTTTCTGGATGGCATCGTCAAGGTCAACCATCCAATAACTTACTTAAACTGTTCAAAAAACCATCACAGTGGGATGAGTCTCAACTTAACAGGCACTGGCTTTTACTACTCAAATTTCTTCAATGTCTTCTGGTCTTCCGGTTGCGGTAATTTGGTTACTGTTTTTGGCAACGAAACAAATAATCTTATAGGCGGATGTTTGCAACCAAGTTGCAGGATTCACAACAAGACTTCCTCTATTGTTGGCTGTTCTATTCCTATTCCTCAGGGTCTCAGTTCATTCTTTGTAAACATGAGTAGTAGGGTTGATTCTAGTGATTATAGGAGGAAAAGATCATGCGAATTTGCTTCCTTgatttcttttagttttgatCTAACCTCCAAGTTAGATGattttgatataagtaaaaggACGCATATCCCAACGCAACTGCAATGGGGCACACCAATGTTTGGAGAGTGCTATTTGAATGATAGTTCAGACACTTCTTGTACATCCAATGGTGAATATTGTTGGTCGAGGTTGAGCTCTAATCATCTATGTGCGTGCAAGGTTATCAATGATATCAGTTATTTGAAGTCATGCAAAG aTGACAGATGGGAAATGTGA